The DNA segment GACCAAAATGCCTCCAATTAATTTCAATCCATAAAGCATTCCCATATCGAAGTTCATGCCTTCGATGAATAATGCAATACCTGTAATGATGATGAACACATAAAATAATCGTAACACCATATGAGTAATTTTTTGTCCTTTACTGCCGTTTGTTAAAATAGCAGCGATAAGGAACAAAATAATGCCAATTGCCCAAGTGGCAATGTGTAAGTGTGTGCTAGCTAAAAAATCCAAAAATCTCACCTCATCTAATCTAATTAATAGTTCTAATCTATCCTATCATAAGTCGAGTTCTTACAGAGTTATGAATAAGCTAGCTTGTTGACCATTCCATGAACACTGTGTATGTTACTCGAATCGATTAGATAACG comes from the Paenisporosarcina antarctica genome and includes:
- a CDS encoding YisL family protein, yielding MDFLASTHLHIATWAIGIILFLIAAILTNGSKGQKITHMVLRLFYVFIIITGIALFIEGMNFDMGMLYGLKLIGGILVIGMMEMVLVRSKKHKPTTMFWILLFVFLFITMFLGFKLPMGFNFLASM